In Brevibacillus brevis, a genomic segment contains:
- a CDS encoding carbonic anhydrase, with protein sequence MRKLDEILEFNRQFVEDKEYEKYQTTKFPDKRLVVLSCMDTRLEELLPKAMNMRNGDIKHVKSAGAIVSHPFGSIMRSIMVAIYELGAEEVMVVGHYDCGMSAMDSKRTMEKMVEKGISPETFSTLQHAGIRLEQWLRGFQCVDDSVKNSVETIKNHPLLPKNVAVHGLVIDPATGKLDVVVNGYEQLS encoded by the coding sequence ATGCGCAAACTTGATGAGATTTTAGAATTTAATCGCCAATTCGTCGAAGACAAGGAATATGAAAAATACCAAACTACCAAATTTCCGGATAAACGGCTGGTCGTGCTCTCCTGCATGGACACGCGGCTGGAAGAGCTGCTTCCCAAAGCCATGAACATGCGGAACGGGGACATCAAGCACGTGAAGAGTGCCGGTGCGATCGTTTCCCATCCGTTTGGAAGTATCATGCGCAGCATCATGGTAGCGATCTACGAGCTGGGCGCTGAAGAAGTCATGGTCGTCGGCCACTACGATTGCGGGATGAGTGCCATGGACAGCAAACGCACGATGGAAAAAATGGTGGAAAAGGGGATCTCCCCCGAGACATTCTCGACGCTGCAGCATGCGGGCATTCGTTTGGAGCAGTGGCTCCGCGGCTTCCAGTGTGTCGATGACAGTGTGAAAAACAGCGTGGAGACGATCAAAAACCACCCGCTCTTGCCGAAAAACGTGGCGGTACACGGGCTGGTCATCGATCCTGCCACCGGCAAGCTCGATGTAGTGGTCAACGGTTACGAACAGCTATCCTGA
- the ahrC gene encoding transcriptional regulator AhrC/ArgR, giving the protein MNKGQRHIRIRDIISNSEVETQDELVERLRAAGFNVTQATVSRDIKELHLVKVPLPDGRYKYSVPTEQKFNPLQKLKRMLVDSFVSIDKADHFIVLKTLSGHANAVAELVDNLPWEEIMGTISGDNTILIICRSKENTEEVTNRFMEML; this is encoded by the coding sequence ATGAACAAAGGGCAACGACATATCCGAATCAGGGACATCATCAGCAATTCCGAGGTGGAGACCCAGGACGAGCTGGTTGAGCGATTGCGTGCTGCGGGCTTCAATGTCACGCAGGCGACCGTGTCCCGGGACATCAAGGAGCTGCATTTGGTGAAGGTGCCGCTGCCGGATGGACGGTATAAATATTCGGTGCCGACCGAGCAAAAGTTCAATCCGCTGCAAAAGCTGAAGCGCATGCTCGTCGATTCATTTGTCAGCATCGACAAGGCCGACCATTTTATTGTGCTGAAAACACTCTCGGGACACGCGAACGCGGTGGCGGAGCTGGTCGACAATCTGCCTTGGGAAGAAATCATGGGCACGATCAGCGGGGACAATACGATCCTGATCATTTGCCGTTCCAAGGAAAATACCGAAGAAGTGACAAATCGCTTTATGGAAATGCTGTAA
- the recN gene encoding DNA repair protein RecN codes for MLVELSIRNFAIIKSVTISFQKGLNILTGETGAGKSIIIDALGLLLGGRASADFVRYGETRAEVEGLFELPSGHPALTVCEGFGVQIEQDGMLVVRRDISNQGKSIIRLNGQMVTLAMLRELGPWLVTVHGQHDTHMLMQSDKHINWLDAYGESALGAAKAEYSQLYAAFRKTKQDLERMARNERELVQRIDLLSYQLSEIEAAALAPGEDEKLMQQRKKWMNIEKVYSSIQDAYRSLYGDQKGMDWLGHAMGELERVAGYEEQLGPILETVQNAYYQIEDVVHKLRQLSYQMDFEPAQLAEVESRLDQIQSLKRKYGKSVDDILEYAATIQDELDDMHHYEDRLQQVQERLSEIAADLAVEALELSAIRQECAQKLAVEIEQQLKELHMERARFAIDVRQTPDEDGVEIDGIKRQVDANGMDQIEFLISPNPGEPLRPLAKIASGGELSRVMLAIKTILAGTDQVETLIFDEVDTGVSGRAAQAIAEKLARVAGQRQVLCITHLPQVASMADAHFLIKKEMSEHETMTIVSRLSDDERVIELARMLSGAEVTAKTEEHAREMILLGRERKTVG; via the coding sequence ATGTTAGTGGAACTCTCCATTCGAAACTTTGCCATCATCAAATCCGTAACCATTTCCTTCCAAAAGGGTTTGAATATCTTAACAGGTGAAACAGGAGCGGGAAAATCCATCATCATCGATGCGCTCGGCTTATTGCTGGGAGGCAGAGCTTCCGCCGACTTTGTACGCTACGGAGAGACCCGGGCCGAGGTAGAAGGGCTGTTTGAGCTGCCGTCGGGTCATCCGGCTTTGACGGTATGCGAGGGCTTCGGCGTGCAGATCGAGCAAGACGGCATGCTGGTCGTGCGCAGAGACATTTCCAATCAAGGGAAAAGCATCATTCGCCTCAATGGGCAGATGGTCACCCTCGCCATGCTGCGTGAGCTCGGACCATGGCTGGTAACGGTGCACGGACAGCACGACACGCATATGCTGATGCAGTCGGACAAGCATATCAATTGGCTGGACGCGTACGGGGAATCCGCGCTTGGGGCAGCCAAGGCGGAGTACTCCCAGCTCTATGCTGCCTTTCGCAAGACGAAGCAGGATCTGGAACGCATGGCGCGCAATGAGCGCGAGCTGGTGCAGCGGATCGATCTCTTGTCGTATCAGCTCAGCGAGATCGAAGCTGCAGCGCTTGCGCCTGGCGAAGACGAGAAGCTGATGCAGCAACGGAAAAAGTGGATGAACATTGAGAAGGTTTATTCATCGATCCAGGATGCGTACCGATCGCTGTACGGGGATCAGAAGGGGATGGACTGGCTGGGTCACGCCATGGGCGAGCTCGAGCGTGTAGCCGGGTACGAGGAGCAGCTGGGACCGATCCTGGAAACCGTGCAAAACGCCTATTACCAGATCGAGGACGTGGTGCACAAGCTGCGTCAACTGTCCTATCAGATGGACTTCGAGCCGGCTCAGCTGGCGGAGGTGGAGAGCCGGCTGGACCAGATTCAGTCCCTGAAGCGAAAATACGGAAAAAGCGTAGACGATATCCTCGAGTATGCGGCCACGATCCAGGATGAGCTGGATGATATGCACCACTACGAAGACCGTCTGCAGCAAGTGCAGGAGCGGCTGAGCGAGATCGCGGCCGACCTGGCTGTCGAGGCGCTCGAATTGTCCGCCATCCGCCAGGAATGTGCGCAAAAGCTGGCGGTGGAGATCGAACAACAGCTGAAAGAGCTACATATGGAGCGAGCGCGTTTTGCCATCGACGTGCGGCAGACCCCGGACGAGGACGGGGTCGAGATCGACGGGATCAAGCGCCAGGTGGATGCGAACGGCATGGACCAAATCGAATTCCTCATTTCCCCCAATCCGGGAGAGCCGCTGCGGCCGTTGGCCAAGATTGCGTCCGGCGGGGAGCTGTCCCGCGTGATGCTGGCCATCAAAACGATTCTGGCGGGAACGGATCAGGTGGAGACCCTGATCTTCGACGAAGTGGACACAGGTGTAAGCGGCAGAGCCGCTCAGGCGATTGCCGAAAAGCTGGCCCGTGTGGCCGGGCAGCGGCAGGTTCTCTGCATCACCCACTTGCCGCAGGTCGCTTCCATGGCTGACGCCCATTTCCTGATCAAAAAGGAGATGAGCGAGCACGAAACGATGACCATCGTTTCCAGACTGTCGGATGACGAGCGTGTCATCGAGCTGGCGCGGATGCTGAGCGGAGCCGAAGTGACAGCGAAAACTGAAGAGCATGCCCGGGAGATGATCCTCCTGGGGCGCGAAAGAAAGACTGTGGGCTGA
- the spo0A gene encoding sporulation transcription factor Spo0A, producing the protein MSKIEVLLADDNREFVNLLEEYISSQYDMNVVGVAYNGNEVVRLLQERVPDVLILDIIMPHLDGLAVLEQIQAMRLSPQPKIIMLTAFGQEEITKKAVELGAAYYILKPFDMEVLAQRIRQMITTKPASSFVSSVKPQAPLAVRGRNLDASITSIIHEIGVPAHIKGYLYLREAITMVYNDVELLGSITKVLYPDIAKKFNTTASRVERAIRHAIEVAWSRGNLDSISSLFGYTISNTKAKPTNSEFIAMVADKLRIEAKIS; encoded by the coding sequence TTGAGCAAGATTGAAGTGTTATTGGCAGATGATAATCGCGAATTTGTGAACCTGTTGGAAGAGTACATCAGCAGTCAGTATGACATGAACGTCGTTGGCGTCGCGTACAACGGTAACGAGGTAGTCAGGCTGCTCCAAGAACGCGTGCCCGATGTCTTGATTTTGGATATTATCATGCCCCATTTGGATGGATTGGCTGTATTGGAGCAAATTCAGGCCATGCGTCTGAGCCCGCAGCCCAAAATTATTATGCTGACCGCTTTCGGTCAGGAGGAGATCACCAAAAAGGCGGTTGAGCTGGGCGCTGCCTACTACATCCTCAAGCCGTTTGACATGGAGGTACTGGCTCAGCGCATTCGTCAAATGATCACGACGAAGCCTGCTTCCTCTTTTGTTTCTTCGGTGAAGCCGCAGGCCCCTCTGGCCGTGCGTGGTCGCAATCTGGATGCCAGCATCACCAGCATCATCCACGAAATCGGCGTTCCTGCCCATATCAAAGGGTACCTGTATTTGCGTGAAGCCATCACGATGGTGTACAACGACGTGGAGCTGCTCGGCTCCATCACCAAAGTCCTGTACCCGGATATCGCCAAGAAGTTCAACACGACGGCCAGCCGCGTAGAGCGTGCGATCCGACACGCGATCGAGGTAGCCTGGTCCCGCGGGAATCTGGATTCCATCTCCAGCCTGTTCGGCTACACGATTTCCAACACCAAGGCGAAGCCGACCAACTCCGAGTTCATCGCGATGGTGGCGGACAAGCTGCGGATTGAGGCGAAGATCAGCTAG
- the spoIVB gene encoding SpoIVB peptidase: MIRQNKRKWMGSFLLLITALVVSSTPFRDLSSFPHELRMMEGSLEQLRVSVPVMGTLVNSNPDILHVNGTEAREVSVDLSKPMSVEPRRAGEAELQVKWRNIPLTAVKVNVLPDLRLYPGGQSIGVKLQTAGVLVVGHHLVDDGKTKYSPGEQSGVHVGDMIVKMNDLYINDMNDVKKMINEAGKRNQPVQLLVVRGKEKLNLTLRPAKDKKDNEYRMGLYIRDSAAGVGTLTFYDPQSKAYGALGHVISDVDTGQAIVVGDGQIVQASVTSIEKGQSGNPGEKFARFYNESEVLGNITKNTPFGIFGKMKDAPKRSFYDEPLPVALAEQVEEGPAKILTVVNGQKVEEFDIEIANVIKQHFPATKGMIIKVTDKRLLEKTGGIVQGMSGSPIIQKGKIVGAVTHVFVNDPTSGYGCYIEWMLRDAGVNLRGAPESKTKISTGKAA, from the coding sequence GTGATCCGACAGAACAAAAGAAAATGGATGGGAAGTTTCCTTCTCCTTATCACGGCGCTCGTCGTGAGTTCCACCCCGTTCCGCGATCTGTCATCCTTTCCCCATGAACTTCGCATGATGGAAGGATCCCTCGAACAGTTGCGCGTCTCCGTGCCAGTAATGGGCACTCTTGTCAACAGCAACCCCGACATTTTGCACGTCAATGGGACAGAGGCGCGCGAAGTGTCCGTTGATCTGAGCAAGCCCATGTCCGTCGAACCGCGGCGGGCAGGGGAAGCGGAGTTGCAGGTGAAGTGGCGAAACATTCCGCTGACAGCCGTCAAAGTAAATGTGCTGCCGGATCTGCGTCTCTACCCGGGCGGTCAATCGATCGGGGTAAAGCTGCAAACAGCAGGGGTCCTGGTCGTCGGCCATCACTTGGTGGATGACGGCAAAACCAAGTATTCGCCAGGAGAGCAGTCCGGCGTTCATGTGGGAGACATGATCGTCAAAATGAACGATCTGTACATCAACGACATGAACGACGTCAAAAAGATGATCAACGAAGCGGGCAAGCGCAATCAGCCCGTCCAGCTGCTCGTCGTCCGCGGAAAAGAAAAGCTGAATCTCACGCTGCGTCCCGCAAAGGACAAAAAAGACAACGAGTACCGCATGGGGCTCTACATTCGTGACTCAGCGGCAGGTGTCGGGACGCTCACCTTTTATGATCCCCAATCAAAAGCATACGGCGCATTGGGTCACGTCATTTCCGACGTGGATACCGGTCAGGCCATTGTCGTCGGAGACGGGCAGATCGTACAAGCGAGTGTGACCTCCATTGAGAAAGGACAGAGCGGGAATCCAGGCGAAAAGTTTGCCCGTTTCTACAACGAGAGTGAAGTGCTGGGGAATATTACGAAAAACACGCCGTTTGGCATCTTCGGCAAAATGAAGGACGCGCCGAAGCGGAGCTTTTACGACGAGCCGCTGCCGGTCGCGCTGGCCGAGCAGGTGGAGGAAGGTCCCGCTAAGATCTTGACGGTAGTGAACGGCCAGAAAGTGGAGGAATTTGATATTGAAATCGCCAATGTCATCAAACAGCATTTTCCTGCCACAAAAGGGATGATCATCAAGGTGACGGACAAACGTCTTCTGGAGAAGACAGGCGGCATTGTCCAGGGAATGAGCGGCAGCCCCATCATTCAAAAAGGGAAAATCGTAGGCGCCGTCACCCATGTGTTCGTCAACGATCCGACATCCGGATACGGCTGTTACATCGAATGGATGCTGAGGGATGCAGGAGTCAATCTGCGGGGCGCTCCCGAGTCCAAAACCAAGATTAGCACCGGCAAGGCTGCCTGA
- a CDS encoding LysR family transcriptional regulator produces the protein MDQESLEVFLTIARHGSINRAAQALFLAQSTVTHRLKQLERQVATPLFVRTASGVSLTAEGRRLLPIAANIVEQMRSFTRPGEQRQSMTIVAGKAFVAYELPRLIGEYRQAHPQFTCYVRSTLYEESLSALLTGTADIAFLGSEMYHPHIYQEFLPSDKIVLVTSPHHPWADGFPGFREWGTEEMILFGNHTAPYRQRIDRFLAQNGVFPNAIMELDSFSAVKKMVEQQLGITMLPERTIQEELAAGRLVAHDIAKGTLLRPTLIAYLHPKKEDEAFQQFVQWVKDSY, from the coding sequence TTGGATCAAGAGAGTTTGGAAGTGTTTTTGACCATTGCCCGCCACGGTTCCATCAACCGGGCTGCCCAGGCGCTGTTTCTCGCTCAGTCCACGGTGACGCACCGCTTGAAGCAGCTGGAGCGCCAAGTTGCCACCCCGTTGTTCGTCCGTACCGCGTCCGGTGTTTCCCTTACCGCGGAAGGGCGCCGCTTGCTGCCCATCGCCGCGAACATCGTTGAACAGATGCGGTCGTTTACCCGTCCCGGTGAACAGCGTCAGTCCATGACCATCGTCGCGGGCAAAGCATTCGTCGCCTATGAGCTTCCCCGCCTCATCGGAGAGTATCGCCAGGCTCATCCGCAGTTTACCTGTTACGTCCGCTCGACGCTGTACGAAGAATCCTTGAGCGCCCTCTTGACCGGCACGGCCGACATCGCCTTTCTCGGGAGCGAAATGTATCACCCGCACATTTACCAGGAGTTTTTGCCGAGCGACAAGATCGTCTTGGTCACGTCCCCCCACCACCCCTGGGCAGACGGCTTTCCCGGCTTCCGCGAATGGGGAACGGAAGAAATGATCCTGTTCGGCAATCATACGGCCCCGTACCGTCAGCGGATCGATCGTTTCCTCGCCCAGAACGGAGTGTTTCCCAATGCGATCATGGAACTCGACAGCTTTAGCGCCGTCAAGAAAATGGTCGAGCAGCAGCTGGGCATCACGATGCTTCCGGAGCGGACAATCCAGGAGGAGCTGGCCGCAGGCAGGCTTGTCGCTCATGATATCGCGAAGGGAACGCTGCTGCGCCCTACCCTGATCGCCTACCTGCATCCAAAAAAAGAGGACGAAGCTTTCCAGCAATTCGTCCAATGGGTAAAAGATTCATATTAA
- a CDS encoding metallophosphoesterase, with protein sequence MAATRKVYRASLSRKCLHFVGKLIGLVQAAGAYAFGWERNVPEVVRLAVKMPDLPKPFIGTRVVHFSDLHVGHYCGSADVKRVADLIRREKPDLICFTGDLVEESAKGLSSIVAVLGELRAPLGKYAVLGNHDYRAREQQQVSKAWTSAGFEVLQNRHVRLNKMDSSIFIAGIDDALYGVPDLAMALDGIVEGQTVILLSHEADIADQAAAYPVRLQLSGHSHGGQVRLPFLGAILTPKLGEKYVQGLHRVSSRLQVYTTRGIGTTILPIRFLCRPELTVLTLI encoded by the coding sequence ATGGCAGCGACCAGAAAGGTCTATCGCGCGTCTCTGTCCCGCAAATGTCTCCATTTCGTCGGCAAACTGATTGGGTTGGTGCAGGCGGCAGGAGCTTACGCCTTCGGGTGGGAAAGAAACGTCCCGGAAGTGGTTCGCCTCGCCGTCAAGATGCCGGATTTGCCTAAACCGTTTATCGGTACGAGAGTGGTTCACTTCAGCGATTTGCATGTGGGTCATTACTGCGGGTCAGCGGATGTAAAGCGGGTAGCCGATCTTATCAGGCGCGAGAAGCCCGATCTGATCTGTTTTACAGGGGATTTGGTGGAGGAGAGCGCCAAAGGGCTGTCTTCCATCGTTGCTGTACTTGGCGAGCTGCGGGCTCCGCTTGGCAAATACGCCGTGCTCGGCAACCATGATTACCGTGCAAGGGAACAGCAGCAGGTGAGCAAGGCATGGACGAGTGCCGGCTTTGAAGTCTTGCAAAACCGGCATGTCCGCCTCAACAAAATGGACAGCTCGATCTTTATCGCCGGAATCGACGATGCGCTGTACGGCGTACCAGACTTGGCGATGGCGCTCGATGGCATAGTGGAAGGGCAGACGGTCATCTTGCTGTCTCATGAGGCGGATATTGCCGATCAGGCGGCTGCCTATCCGGTTCGCCTGCAATTGTCGGGGCACAGCCACGGCGGTCAGGTCCGCTTGCCATTCCTAGGAGCGATCCTGACGCCGAAGTTGGGAGAAAAGTACGTGCAAGGCTTGCACCGTGTAAGCAGCCGGTTGCAGGTCTACACGACGAGAGGGATTGGCACAACGATCCTTCCCATCCGGTTTTTATGCCGTCCTGAGTTGACTGTACTCACGTTAATATGA
- a CDS encoding NAD(+)/NADH kinase: MKKIGIIANKGKPEARIVARELLYLLEARGARVFLEENIASDLGRAELRTTVEKIGSEADLICVLGGDGTLLGIARQLAGRSVPILGINLGTLGFLSEAEPEHLPHAVDNLLLGKYDIEERTMLEAKLVRKGKTLGTYTAMNDIGIAKGSFCRIIQCAVYLDEAYIATFSGDGVIVSTPTGSTAYSLSAGGPIVAPNVDMLLLTPVAPHSLTARPMVLSGNEVIRVEVDAVHQEMGLSIDGQFGYRLEGGDHIYIKKSPYVTPLVKWKPGGFFEAIRTKLQGEWE, translated from the coding sequence GTGAAGAAAATTGGAATCATAGCGAATAAAGGAAAGCCGGAGGCCCGGATCGTCGCGCGGGAACTGCTGTATTTGCTGGAAGCGCGCGGTGCTCGGGTCTTTCTGGAGGAAAACATCGCTTCCGACCTGGGACGTGCCGAACTGCGAACGACCGTGGAGAAGATCGGGAGTGAAGCGGATCTGATCTGTGTGCTCGGAGGCGATGGGACCTTGCTAGGCATCGCTCGCCAGCTGGCCGGTCGCTCGGTGCCGATCCTGGGCATCAATCTGGGCACGCTGGGCTTTTTGTCGGAAGCAGAGCCTGAGCACCTGCCTCACGCAGTCGACAACCTTCTGCTAGGCAAGTACGATATTGAAGAACGCACGATGCTGGAGGCAAAGCTGGTTCGAAAGGGCAAGACCTTGGGGACCTATACCGCGATGAATGACATCGGGATCGCCAAAGGATCGTTTTGCCGGATTATTCAGTGCGCAGTATATTTGGACGAGGCGTACATCGCCACGTTCAGCGGAGATGGGGTCATCGTATCGACGCCGACTGGTTCCACCGCGTACTCCTTGTCAGCAGGCGGGCCAATCGTCGCGCCGAATGTGGACATGCTATTACTGACTCCGGTTGCGCCGCACTCGCTGACAGCACGTCCGATGGTGCTCTCCGGCAATGAAGTGATCCGGGTGGAGGTCGATGCTGTCCATCAGGAAATGGGCCTTTCCATCGACGGCCAGTTCGGTTACAGGCTGGAAGGCGGCGATCACATCTACATCAAGAAGTCGCCGTACGTCACACCGCTTGTCAAGTGGAAGCCAGGCGGCTTTTTCGAAGCGATCCGCACGAAACTACAAGGGGAATGGGAGTAA